The following nucleotide sequence is from Ahniella affigens.
GAATCAGCGCGAAGACCGGGTACCGGCGAGCTGGGTCAAAACCAGCCGGCTTGACCAGCAGGCTGTGGATTGGGCGGCCGGCGTGTTCGTGCCAGAACGGGACGAGTTCGGGCAAATCCAGTTTGGCTGCCCGGTCGGTGCTGAATCGGCTCAATGTTTCATGACTGCCGCGCTTTGGATCGATGCGAACGATTTCGGCGGGCACGCTGGCTGACTCGTATCCGGCCAGCAGAACAGCCTGCTTACCACCGCGCGCCACACTCAAATTGCTGTAGGTGCCGCGCGGCACTTGAGTCAGTGGTTTGGCCGTGCCGCCAGCGAGCGGCTGCTGCCAGATCTGCTCCTGGCCTGCGCCCTCGATCGACAAGAACACGGTGTGGTTGTCTGCGCCCACATCGAACGCGCCAATCGATGCGCCGTTCGGGGCTTCCAGTCGCCTAAGGAACTGGCCGCTGGCGCGGAACACATCGAGGCGCGTGGCGTTGTAGACGCGATCGGTTCTGGGCTCCACCGCCGCGAGCAGGTGCAGACCATCCGGGCTGAAACGTGGACGCGAGTAGTTGTCGGTCGCGCCCGTGCCTGCGACGCCGGTCAGGCGTTCGGGCTCGCCGCCAAGGACCGACACGCGGTAGAGATTCGTGTTGGTGAATTGACTGGCTCCCAGATGGCGGTTCTGGCTGGCGACAAACAGCACGGATTGCCCGTCGGGGCTGAAGGTGGCGTCGATTTCGTCACTGGCTTCGCCGCTGCGGCCACCGTATCCGGGCGATTGCACGAGCGTGCTGCCTGCGAGCAAGTCGCGCGCTTCGGGCGTATCCAGGCTCTGATAGAACACGCGCAATTGATTCGGGCCCAGCCACTTGTCCCAGAAGCGGATCGGAAATCCGTCGAACACACGGGCGGTGCTCTTGCCGCGCGCTGTGCGGTCGGTTTCTGATGTCGTGTCGACCTGACTGACGAACAGCACCGCCAAGCCATCTGGGGAGAACTGCGGATTTCGGGCGGCACTGGTCATGCTGCTGATCCGGCGAGCCTCGCCGCCCGCGGCCAGATCCAACACGTAAATCTGCGCCACGGAGTCGCCATCACGTTGAGTCGCAAAAGCGATCCGTTTGCTGTCGGCGCTCCATGCTGGCGTGGTTTCGGGTGCCAGCGTGTGCGTCAACCGGCGCGGTGCGGCTTGATTGGCAACATCGAGCAACCAGAGGTCCACCCGCTGTTGCGCCGGATCGTAGGCCGGCTCGGTCACCGGCACAATCGCCTGGCGCCCGTCAGGTGACACCAGAGCTGGGCCCACGCGTGGCATCAGCCAGAGATCTTCGTGCGTGATGGCTTGCTTACTGAACGCAGGGGCGGCGAGCAACAACGTCGAAACTGCCAACAGTGCAACCTGTTTCATGATGGCCTCCAGGGATCGGCCAGCATAGAGCAGTTTTTCCGAAACCGACGTGAAAGCGGGCGGCGTTGCTCAGCAATCGATCGGAATCAAGACGGCCAGGCGGTGTGGCGGCTCAGCTACGCCTCAAGCGCGCAGGCCAAAGCCCCAGGCAATCAGCGGACCGCTGGCCAGGATCCGCGCAAGTTGCAGACAGAGCAAGACGACCATGCTCGACAAATCCAGCATGCCGATGGGCGGAATCAGGCGCCGAAACGGCGCGCAGATTGGGCGAGCGATGAATCCGACGAATTCCTTCATGGGGCTACGCGAGTCCGCGGCCACCCACGACACGATCACGTACACCAGAATCAGCCAGAACAGGCTCATTAGCGCGAAGTCCAGCGCCATGCCCACCCCAGCGACCAGGATGCCCGTCGCACCGAGCGACGCACCGAACACGATCGACAACGTGTAGGCATGCAGGATGCCCAGCAAAAGGAGCAAGACGATCCCGCCGACATGCCACCCACGTACCACTGGCACGACCTTCTGCAGCGGCATGAAGAATGGGTTGGTGAGTTTGAACCAGCTTTGGCTGACCGGGTGGTAGAACGGCGCCCGGAACCCTTGCAGCAGAATCCGCGTCAGGACGATCAGCATGGGGATGCCAAACAAGAAGCTCAGAATCAGTGTGCTGGCTGAAGTCAGTGCGTACATGTCAGCCTCCTGCCTGCTGCGACAATTCGCGGCCACGCTCGGTTGCCCGGGCGATGGCGCGTGCAGTCAGCTCGCGAAAGCCACCAGCTTCGAACGTTTCGATAGCAGCTTGCGTCGTGCCATTGGGCGACGTCACGCGTCGCCGCAATTCGGCCGGCCCCAATGGCTCGTTAACCGCCATCCGGGCGGCGCCGAGTGCCGTATTCAGAACCAGCTCGCGGGCAGCCGGCTCGGACAGGCCTTGCGCCACACCCGCCGCAATCATCGATTCCATCAACAGGAAGAAGTACGCCGGGCCGCTGCCCGAGACGGCAGTCACCGCGTCCATGAGCGCCTCTTGCTCGATCCATACGGTCGGACCGACGGCGGCCAGTACGCTGGCCGCAAGCGCGCGATCGTCCGCGTCAACGGCCGGATCGGCGTAAATACCGGTGATGCCGGCACCAATCAGCGCTGGCGTGTTCGGCATCGCACGAATCAGCCGCAGGTCGGTACCCAACCATTGCTCAAAGTTGGCGAGACTGATGCCGGCGGCAATGGAGATCAGTAACGGGCGTCCTGCTGACAGGGCGGCCCGCAGCTCCAGACAGACCGTTGCCATGACCTGTGGCTTGACCGCAAACAGTACGACATCAGCGCCGGTGATCGCGTCGAGGTTGCTGTCTGCGGCCACGATGCCGAAATCCGCGACAAGTGCGTCTTGCAAGGTCGGCACGGGCTCGGCGACGCGAATGGCGCCGGCCGGATGCCCGCGTGTGATCAGGCCGCCAATCAGGCTCCGTGCCATGTTGCCGCCGCCTATGAATGCAATCGTGCTCATGCCGACTTCCTTGCGCCAAAAAGTGCCGATCCTACTCGAATGAGATTGGCGCCCTCGTGGATCGCCAACTCGAAATCATCGCTCATGCCCATCGATAAGGTGTCCACCGTGGGGTAGCGCTCACGCAACTGCTCGTACCACTCGAACATGCTTCGAAACGCCCGTTGCCGAGCGGCACTATCGGCGGGTGCCGGGATGGCCATCAGCCCGCGCAGACAAAGGTTCGGTTGCTGCTGGATCAGATCGGCGAGGCCCGGAATCGCGTCGGGTACGCAGCCGGACTTGCTCTGCTCATCGTCGACATTGACCTGGATCAGCACCTGCAGCGGCGGTAACCCTTGTCGACCATGGCCCAACAGCGGCACGATCTTGGCACGGTCAATACTCTGCACCCAGTCAAAGAGTCGGGCGGCCTGCGCCGCCTTGTTGGACTGCAATGGCCCGATCAGGTGCCAGGTGATGTCCAGATCGGCCAGCGCTTGGCGCTTCTCCGCCGCTTCCTGGACGTAGTTCTCGCCGAAATCGCGCTGCCCGAGTGCATAGACCTCGCGTATCGCTGCAGTCGTCTGCAGCTTGCTGACTGCAAGCAATTGTGCCTTGCCAGAGCCGCCTGCCGCAGCCATGCGCGCTTCGATCTCGTGCAGTTTTTGGGGCAACGCTGGCGCCATCGGAGCGGGCGGGGCAGGCGCTGGATCAGACATGAGACGGCCTCTACTTAAGTCTTTCGGGAATGGGTGCGGGCGCAGCCATTTCAAGACGTTGGATTCTGGCAGGGGCCGGGCGCTTCGCGCCATGGATGCGCCACCCTGAGTCGAACGCGCTTCGGGTCGAAACGTCCAGCAGGAACGCGTTCACAAGCTCACGAAAAGCGCGGCCATGACTGGCAAGATGGCTTGGGGTTATGGGTATACTCGACTTGTCGTCTGTCCTTTCTGAACTAGGTGCCCGCATGGATATCGCCGAACTGCTCGCGTTTTCGGTCAAGAACAAGGCGTCTGACCTGCATTTATCGGCGGGTCTGCCACCGATGATCCGGGTCGATGGCGACGTTCGGCGCATCAACATCCCGGCACTGGATCACAAGGCGGTGCACGCACTCGTCTACGACATCATGTCGGACAAGCAGCGGCGCGACTACGAAGAATTTCTCGAAACCGACTTTTCGTTCGAGATTCCGGGTTTGGCGCGGTTCCGCGTGAATGCATTCAATCAGAACCGCGGCGCTGGTGCGGTGTTTCGTACGATTCCGAGCCAGATTCTGACCCTTGATGAGCTGGGCGCGCCAAAGATGTTCCGGGAACTGGTCGATCAGCCGCAGGGTTTGGTGCTGGTGACGGGACCGACCGGTTCGGGCAAGTCGACCACACTGGCGGCCATGCTTGATCACGTCAACAAGAACGAATACGGCCATATCCTGACCATTGAGGACCCGATCGAGTTCGTGCACACCTCCCAGAAGTGCCTGCTCAATCAGCGCGAGGTGCATCGCGATACCCATGGATTCAATGAGGCGTTGCGTTCGGCACTCCGCGAAGATCCCGACTACATTCTGGTCGGCGAAATGCGCGATATGGAAACGATTCGCTTGGCGCTGACCGCCGCCGAAACGGGGCACTTGGTGTTTGGCACCTTGCATACGTCCTCGGCCGCAAAAACGGTAGACCGCATCATCGACGTGTTCCCGGCGGGCGAAAAGCCGATGGTGCGCTCCATGCTGTCGGAGTCGTTGCGCGCGGTCATTTCGCAATCGCTGCTCAAGAAGGTCGGCGGTGGTCGAATTGCGGCGCACGAAATCATGGTCGGAATCCCAGCGATTCGAAACCTGATCCGCGAGGACAAGGTCGCGCAGATGTACTCGACCATTCAAACGGGCCAGCAATACGGCATGCAGACCTTGGATCAGTGTCTCCAAGACTTGGTCAAGCGTGGTCTGATCACCCGCACGCAGGCCGCTGCGTACGCCAAGGACAAGCGCCTGTTCGAGTAATCGGGCGGATCTCTGTCGGAGGTTAACCGGATGGGGTCGAGGCAGCTCGACGCTCGGTAACCGTCATTGGCCGAGCGGTGTTGGACACCGATCGGCACAAAGCGATCAGGTCGTCTTCAGGTGCCAATTGGTCAGCAGCGCTAGACTAGGGCGCATGCCGGGCGGTCTGACCCGCCGGAATATGTGACCGCCACAATAAGATTCGATTGCATTTTCTTAACAACGCTTTTTTCACAATTGCCGGGACTATAAGCCCGGCGCAATGACGTTGGGCGATTTCAACCAACGGAGTGACGAGTATGACCATCAGAACTATCGCGGGCTTCAGTCTCGCGTTCTTCGCCTTAGGCGCACTGGCGCAGGTTCCAGCCAAGCTCGGTTTCCGGACCGAGACCGGAAAGGCCGTGCCGGTCCAAAGCAGCCCGATCCTGCTCGACCGGACAATTGGTGCACGGGCCCTGTCCGATGTAAACGAGGCGTTCAAGATCACCGCTGGCTCCCCGCTCGGGCAGCCAGATGACCGATTAGGCAGAGCAGTCGCGTATTCGTCCGACTCGATCGTCATAGGCGCCCCGAGCGACGATAACGGCGCGTTCGTCGATGCAGGCTCCGTCTATGTCTATATCCGCTCGGGCGCTGTCTGGACCCGGCAGCAGAAAATCGACCCGCCCGTGCCAGAGACCAACGCCGGGTTCGGGTCCTCCGTTTCGATCAGCGGCAACACGTTGGTGATTGGCTCGCCTCTGTCGACCACGTCCGATGGCAATGCCAGCGGCGCCGCCTACGTATACCTCCGCACCGGGTCAACCTGGGCACTGCAGCAGGCGCTCGACCCCGCAGCGCGCAATGCCGGTGACCGTTTTGGCACATCGGTGGACGTCGAAGGCGACAACCTGATTGTCGGCTCGCGTTTGGGCGACGCCACCAACACGAGCCAAGGTACTGCCCATGTGTTCACGCGCTCCGGTTCGGTGTGGACCGAACAGCAACGCTTGACTGCTTCCGATGGCGTGAGTGGCGACAACTTCGGCAATACCGTTGCGTTCTCTGGCAACAGTGTCATCGTCGGGGCCAACTTGGCGTTCGTGTCAGCGCTCGAGTCGGCTGGTGCGGCCTACGTCTTCGTCCGTAACGCCGGCGTTTGGTCGCAACAGCAAAAGCTGGTTGCGCCAACGGCGGGCGACCTGGATGAGTATGGCGCCGATGTCGATATCGAAGGCGATACTGCCATTGTCGGACAGCGCAATGAGGACGGTGTCGCCCAGAACACCGGTGCGGCGCGCGTCTATGCGCGGAGCGGCAATACCTGGTCGCTGCAAGGAACGCTCACGGCCACTGATGCCGCGGCAAACGATTTCCTCGGTCTGACCGTCGCGCTGAGTGGCAACTTCGCGCTGGTCGGTGCCTTCACGGAGGATCGCACGGGTCTACTCAACGCGGGTGCCGCCTACCTGTTTGAGCGCAATGGC
It contains:
- a CDS encoding alpha/beta hydrolase family protein, encoding MKQVALLAVSTLLLAAPAFSKQAITHEDLWLMPRVGPALVSPDGRQAIVPVTEPAYDPAQQRVDLWLLDVANQAAPRRLTHTLAPETTPAWSADSKRIAFATQRDGDSVAQIYVLDLAAGGEARRISSMTSAARNPQFSPDGLAVLFVSQVDTTSETDRTARGKSTARVFDGFPIRFWDKWLGPNQLRVFYQSLDTPEARDLLAGSTLVQSPGYGGRSGEASDEIDATFSPDGQSVLFVASQNRHLGASQFTNTNLYRVSVLGGEPERLTGVAGTGATDNYSRPRFSPDGLHLLAAVEPRTDRVYNATRLDVFRASGQFLRRLEAPNGASIGAFDVGADNHTVFLSIEGAGQEQIWQQPLAGGTAKPLTQVPRGTYSNLSVARGGKQAVLLAGYESASVPAEIVRIDPKRGSHETLSRFSTDRAAKLDLPELVPFWHEHAGRPIHSLLVKPAGFDPARRYPVFALIHGGPHIMWRDQFFLRWNYHLLAGKDRVLILTNYRGSTGFGEAFAQAIQNDPLIGPAEDINTAVDAALKQFDFLDGSRQCAGGASYGGHLSNWLQASTTRYRCLVSHAGLINLESQWTTSDSVYGREANMGGPAFKDRTLWDQQNPIRRVEQFKTPVLVTIGELDYRVPINNTLEYWSMLKRQGIESRLIVFPDENHWILKGENSRFFYREVDSWLNRWLGPQPSAR
- a CDS encoding YggT family protein; this translates as MYALTSASTLILSFLFGIPMLIVLTRILLQGFRAPFYHPVSQSWFKLTNPFFMPLQKVVPVVRGWHVGGIVLLLLLGILHAYTLSIVFGASLGATGILVAGVGMALDFALMSLFWLILVYVIVSWVAADSRSPMKEFVGFIARPICAPFRRLIPPIGMLDLSSMVVLLCLQLARILASGPLIAWGFGLRA
- the proC gene encoding pyrroline-5-carboxylate reductase, which translates into the protein MSTIAFIGGGNMARSLIGGLITRGHPAGAIRVAEPVPTLQDALVADFGIVAADSNLDAITGADVVLFAVKPQVMATVCLELRAALSAGRPLLISIAAGISLANFEQWLGTDLRLIRAMPNTPALIGAGITGIYADPAVDADDRALAASVLAAVGPTVWIEQEALMDAVTAVSGSGPAYFFLLMESMIAAGVAQGLSEPAARELVLNTALGAARMAVNEPLGPAELRRRVTSPNGTTQAAIETFEAGGFRELTARAIARATERGRELSQQAGG
- a CDS encoding YggS family pyridoxal phosphate-dependent enzyme, which translates into the protein MAPALPQKLHEIEARMAAAGGSGKAQLLAVSKLQTTAAIREVYALGQRDFGENYVQEAAEKRQALADLDITWHLIGPLQSNKAAQAARLFDWVQSIDRAKIVPLLGHGRQGLPPLQVLIQVNVDDEQSKSGCVPDAIPGLADLIQQQPNLCLRGLMAIPAPADSAARQRAFRSMFEWYEQLRERYPTVDTLSMGMSDDFELAIHEGANLIRVGSALFGARKSA
- a CDS encoding type IV pilus twitching motility protein PilT encodes the protein MDIAELLAFSVKNKASDLHLSAGLPPMIRVDGDVRRINIPALDHKAVHALVYDIMSDKQRRDYEEFLETDFSFEIPGLARFRVNAFNQNRGAGAVFRTIPSQILTLDELGAPKMFRELVDQPQGLVLVTGPTGSGKSTTLAAMLDHVNKNEYGHILTIEDPIEFVHTSQKCLLNQREVHRDTHGFNEALRSALREDPDYILVGEMRDMETIRLALTAAETGHLVFGTLHTSSAAKTVDRIIDVFPAGEKPMVRSMLSESLRAVISQSLLKKVGGGRIAAHEIMVGIPAIRNLIREDKVAQMYSTIQTGQQYGMQTLDQCLQDLVKRGLITRTQAAAYAKDKRLFE